In a genomic window of Bacillus rossius redtenbacheri isolate Brsri chromosome 4 unlocalized genomic scaffold, Brsri_v3 Brsri_v3_scf4_2, whole genome shotgun sequence:
- the LOC134542178 gene encoding 3-oxoacyl-[acyl-carrier-protein] reductase FabG-like translates to MALTGRVVLVTGASSGIGAATAVHLSQLGASLSLTGRNTENLDRVARLCQPVSASQPRPHVVAGELTSEKDVRHILESTVGRFGRLDVLVNNAGVLETGGIEDTSLEQFDRVFGVNVRSVYHLTMLAVPHLVSSGGSVVNVSSVNGLRSFPGVLAYNMSKAAVDQFTRCVALELAPRGVRVNSVNPGVTVTELQKRGGLDDEAYARFLERSRETHALGRPGTPLEVARAIAFLASDDASFITGASVPVDGGRHAMCPR, encoded by the coding sequence ATGGCTCTGACTGGCCGAGTGGTTCTGGTGACGGGCGCCAGCTCCGGGATCGGCGCTGCGACGGCCGTCCACCTGTCGCAGCTCGGAGCCAGCCTCTCCCTGACGGGGCGCAACACGGAGAACCTCGACAGAGTGGCCCGGCTGTGCCAGCCCGTGTCCGCGTCTCAGCCGAGGCCCCACGTGGTCGCCGGGGAGCTGACGAGCGAGAAGGACGTCCGCCACATCCTGGAGTCCACGGTGGGGCGGTTCGGCAGGCTGGACGTGCTGGTGAACAACGCCGGCGTGCTGGAGACGGGCGGCATCGAGGACACCTCCTTGGAGCAGTTCGACCGGGTGTTCGGCGTGAACGTGCGGTCGGTGTACCACCTCACCATGCTGGCGGTGCCGCACCTGGTGAGCAGCGGGGGCAGTGTCGTCAACGTCTCCAGCGTGAACGGCCTGCGGTCGTTCCCGGGCGTGCTGGCCTACAACATGTCCAAGGCGGCGGTGGACCAGTTCACAAGGTGCGTGGCGCTGGAGCTGGCCCCCAGGGGCGTGCGGGTGAACAGCGTGAaccccggggtgacggtgacggAGCTGCAGAAGCGCGGGGGGCTGGACGACGAGGCCTACGCCAGGTTCCTGGAGCGCAGCAGAGAGACGCACGCGCTGGGACGCCCGGGCACCCCGCTAGAGGTGGCCCGGGCCATCGCCTTCCTGGCCAGCGACGACGCCAGCTTCATCACCGGCGCCAGCGTTCCCGTGGACGGCGGCCGGCACGCCATGTGTCCTCGCTAG